The following proteins are co-located in the Clavibacter capsici genome:
- a CDS encoding helix-turn-helix domain-containing protein: MVTTVSDAAAEFGSRVREQRQRIGISQETLAELSGIHWTALGKIERGQRNPSLRNIIKIASGLDVDAGLLVTGLTADMLPQDDGESPAELIRLERERDRRGTTPVRS, from the coding sequence ATGGTCACCACCGTCTCCGACGCCGCAGCCGAATTCGGCTCCCGCGTGCGCGAGCAGCGCCAGCGCATCGGCATCAGCCAGGAGACGCTGGCGGAGCTCTCCGGCATCCACTGGACCGCCCTCGGCAAGATCGAGCGGGGCCAGCGCAACCCGAGCCTGCGGAACATCATCAAGATCGCCAGCGGGCTGGACGTGGACGCCGGGCTCCTCGTGACCGGCCTCACGGCGGACATGCTGCCGCAGGACGACGGCGAGTCGCCCGCCGAGCTCATCCGGCTCGAGCGCGAGCGCGACCGACGCGGCACCACGCCCGTCAGAAGCTGA
- a CDS encoding ABC transporter ATP-binding protein, whose translation MGASQPQPSARPVITVQDAGIRFRRNRKARRSFKDLFAGSARRARPGEFWALRHVSFEVRAGEAIGVVGRNGQGKSTLLKLVAEVLIADEGSIGVHAGVAPLIEITGGFVSDLTVRDNIYLTAGLHGMAKAEIDAQFDEIIAFAEIPDFVDTPYKHLSSGMKVRIAFAVISRLDEPVLLVDEVLAVGDKAFREKCYHRIEEMLDEGRTLFFVSHNERDLRRFCTRGLYLDKGALVLDGPIDRVVDAYNADHNPPAAAGASAG comes from the coding sequence ATGGGCGCCTCGCAACCGCAGCCGTCCGCGCGTCCGGTGATCACGGTGCAGGACGCCGGCATCCGCTTCCGCCGCAACCGCAAGGCCCGACGGAGCTTCAAGGACCTCTTCGCGGGATCCGCGCGGCGGGCCCGACCCGGCGAGTTCTGGGCGCTCCGCCACGTGTCCTTCGAGGTGCGCGCCGGCGAGGCGATCGGCGTCGTGGGCCGCAACGGCCAGGGCAAGTCGACGCTCCTCAAGCTCGTCGCCGAGGTCCTCATCGCGGACGAGGGTTCCATCGGCGTGCACGCGGGCGTCGCGCCGCTCATCGAGATCACCGGCGGGTTCGTCAGCGACCTGACCGTCCGCGACAACATCTACCTCACCGCGGGGCTGCACGGCATGGCGAAGGCCGAGATCGACGCCCAGTTCGACGAGATCATCGCCTTCGCCGAGATCCCCGACTTCGTCGACACCCCCTACAAGCACCTCTCCAGCGGCATGAAGGTGCGCATCGCGTTCGCCGTCATCTCGCGGCTCGACGAGCCGGTCCTCCTCGTGGACGAGGTGCTCGCGGTGGGCGACAAGGCGTTCCGGGAGAAGTGCTACCACCGGATCGAGGAGATGCTGGACGAGGGGCGCACGCTCTTCTTCGTCTCGCACAACGAGCGGGACCTCCGCCGCTTCTGCACGCGCGGCCTCTACCTCGACAAGGGCGCCCTCGTCCTCGACGGGCCCATCGACCGCGTCGTGGACGCCTACAACGCCGACCACAACCCGCCGGCCGCGGCCGGAGCGTCGGCCGGCTGA
- a CDS encoding ABC transporter permease, with protein sequence MPDAAPGRASRTPAARYRRSLWLLTTRDLKVRYSTSALGWFWSILDPLVMSGIYWFVFTVVFSRSVGEEPYIVFLLAALLPWMWFTGATSDFTKAFSSQAKLVRSTRIPRTIWVLRLVLAKGFEFLASLPVLAVFAIVAGARLDVHVLLFPLAVLIQAALLLGIGLIISPLVVFFRDLERAVKLVLRFLFYASPIVYSSRDLPAELHPWAALNPLTGVFGLYRSAFFPAELDGYAVAMSAAISAALLLVGALVFRRSLPAVLKEI encoded by the coding sequence GTGCCCGATGCCGCTCCCGGTCGTGCCTCCCGCACCCCGGCGGCCCGCTATCGCCGCTCGCTCTGGCTCCTCACCACGCGCGACCTGAAGGTCCGCTACTCGACGAGCGCGCTCGGGTGGTTCTGGTCGATCCTCGACCCGCTCGTCATGTCGGGCATCTACTGGTTCGTCTTCACCGTCGTCTTCTCCCGCAGCGTCGGCGAGGAGCCGTACATCGTGTTCCTGCTGGCGGCGCTCCTGCCCTGGATGTGGTTCACCGGTGCGACCAGCGACTTCACGAAGGCATTCAGCTCGCAGGCCAAGCTCGTGCGCTCGACGCGGATCCCGCGCACCATCTGGGTCCTCCGCCTCGTGCTCGCCAAGGGCTTCGAGTTCCTCGCGAGCCTCCCCGTCCTCGCCGTCTTCGCGATCGTCGCGGGCGCCCGGCTCGACGTCCACGTGCTGCTCTTCCCGCTCGCCGTGCTGATCCAGGCGGCGCTCCTGCTCGGGATCGGGCTGATCATCTCGCCGCTCGTCGTGTTCTTCCGCGACCTCGAGCGCGCCGTGAAGCTCGTGCTCCGCTTCCTCTTCTACGCCTCCCCCATCGTCTACTCGTCGCGCGACCTCCCCGCGGAGCTCCACCCGTGGGCGGCGCTGAACCCGCTCACCGGCGTCTTCGGCCTCTACCGCTCGGCGTTCTTCCCCGCCGAGCTGGACGGGTACGCCGTGGCGATGAGCGCCGCGATCTCGGCCGCCCTGCTCCTCGTCGGCGCGCTCGTCTTCCGGCGCTCCCTGCCCGCCGTGCTGAAGGAGATCTGA
- a CDS encoding phosphocholine cytidylyltransferase family protein: protein MTTQVVILAAGMGSRLGRSLPKPLTELSDGRTIMAQQFDNIRFGLGDDAKVSIVVGYKLDHIIDAFPDADYIYNEQYDQTNTSKSLLRALRASGSGGVLWMNGDVVFDPMILRRAAAMIARDQSFVTVNTSRVSDEEVKYTTSPEGYIRELSKTVKGGLGEAVGINYVSKADKPVLIRQLARVADQDYFERGIELAIEQDSLLVEPVDISDLYAVEVDFAEDLERANLFV from the coding sequence ATGACCACGCAGGTAGTCATCCTGGCGGCAGGCATGGGCAGCCGTCTCGGACGCAGCCTCCCCAAGCCCCTCACCGAGCTCAGCGACGGCCGCACGATCATGGCCCAGCAGTTCGACAACATCCGCTTCGGCCTCGGCGACGACGCCAAGGTGAGCATCGTCGTCGGGTACAAGCTCGATCACATCATCGACGCCTTCCCGGACGCCGACTACATCTACAACGAGCAGTACGACCAGACGAACACGTCGAAGAGCCTGCTCCGCGCCCTCCGCGCCTCCGGCTCCGGCGGCGTCCTCTGGATGAACGGCGACGTGGTCTTCGACCCGATGATCCTCCGCCGCGCGGCGGCGATGATCGCGCGCGACCAGTCGTTCGTCACGGTCAACACCTCCCGCGTCTCCGACGAGGAGGTCAAGTACACGACCAGCCCCGAGGGCTACATCCGCGAGCTGTCCAAGACGGTGAAGGGCGGCCTCGGCGAGGCGGTCGGCATCAACTACGTCTCGAAGGCCGACAAGCCCGTCCTCATCCGCCAGCTCGCCCGCGTCGCCGACCAGGACTACTTCGAGCGTGGAATAGAGTTGGCGATCGAGCAGGACTCCCTGCTCGTCGAACCGGTAGACATCTCCGACCTGTACGCGGTCGAGGTCGACTTCGCGGAGGACCTCGAGAGGGCCAACCTCTTCGTCTAG
- a CDS encoding ATP-binding cassette domain-containing protein, translating to MTDAPDETTLPDATSDTGAHPQDGASTGGSTPDDGAVDAAADSPAAVPRPPRPGQRVPRRATAPSPRTAPAVVVAPTPPRVRSTPLVATSSRSADAGDAEESGTGSASPPARAPRVRRRTRVQRPAGGTDLAAGPAGEEHGASPDAAPEAAADGTAGTADAHADVVAPEPTAESPAPEQDAVDDVRDLLADADAALEADPVEREGVGTADDDSPEPQDASFGASEPGGDEIVEATGVDAEADVEAAAEPETETESEPETEVEPEPARAVTVRTDSLTSPRSTRPGLAGVGETALTPSVRGERAAAPDLGDDVLVIEGLTKRFDEKVAVDDVALTVRAGSFYGIVGPNGAGKTTTMSMVTGLLRPDAGTVTVNGIDVWRDPLTAKRSIGVLPDRLRLFDRLTGAQLLHYSGALRGLDDAEIRSRAADLVQAFGLEDAVGRLVTDYSAGMTKKVALACAMIHSPRMLVLDEPFESVDPVSAANVVEILQDYVAHGGTVVLSSHGMDFIQRICDHVAIIVNGRVLASGTMDEVRAGRSLEERFVALAGGRRTAEGFSWLHSFSD from the coding sequence GTGACCGACGCCCCCGACGAGACGACCCTCCCCGACGCCACGTCCGACACCGGTGCGCACCCGCAGGACGGCGCGTCGACCGGTGGGTCGACGCCCGACGACGGGGCGGTCGACGCCGCCGCGGACAGCCCCGCCGCCGTCCCGCGCCCGCCGCGTCCGGGCCAGCGCGTGCCCCGCCGTGCGACGGCGCCGTCGCCCCGCACCGCGCCCGCCGTGGTCGTGGCACCGACCCCGCCACGGGTGAGGTCGACGCCGCTCGTGGCGACGTCCTCGCGATCCGCCGATGCCGGGGACGCCGAGGAGTCGGGGACCGGGAGCGCGTCGCCTCCCGCTCGTGCTCCCCGCGTCCGACGCCGGACGCGGGTGCAGCGCCCCGCAGGCGGCACCGACCTCGCGGCCGGCCCCGCCGGCGAGGAGCACGGGGCGAGCCCGGACGCCGCGCCCGAGGCCGCCGCGGACGGGACCGCTGGCACGGCGGATGCGCACGCGGATGTCGTCGCGCCGGAGCCGACCGCCGAGTCCCCGGCGCCGGAGCAGGACGCCGTGGACGACGTACGGGACCTGCTCGCGGACGCGGACGCCGCCCTCGAAGCGGATCCTGTCGAGCGGGAGGGCGTCGGGACGGCCGACGACGACTCCCCGGAACCGCAGGACGCATCCTTCGGGGCCTCAGAGCCGGGTGGCGACGAGATCGTCGAGGCGACCGGCGTGGACGCCGAGGCCGACGTCGAAGCCGCAGCCGAACCGGAGACCGAGACCGAGTCCGAGCCGGAGACCGAGGTCGAGCCCGAGCCCGCCCGCGCCGTGACCGTCCGCACGGACAGCCTCACGTCGCCGCGCTCCACCCGACCGGGGCTCGCGGGCGTGGGGGAGACGGCGCTCACGCCGTCCGTCCGGGGGGAGCGCGCGGCCGCCCCGGACCTCGGGGACGACGTCCTCGTGATCGAGGGGCTCACCAAGCGCTTCGACGAGAAGGTCGCGGTGGACGACGTCGCGCTCACGGTGCGCGCGGGATCCTTCTACGGCATCGTCGGCCCGAACGGCGCGGGCAAGACCACCACCATGTCCATGGTCACCGGGCTGCTGCGGCCGGATGCGGGGACCGTGACGGTCAACGGCATCGACGTCTGGCGCGACCCGCTCACCGCGAAGCGCAGCATCGGCGTCCTCCCCGACCGCCTCCGGCTCTTCGACCGCCTCACGGGCGCGCAGCTGCTGCACTACTCCGGTGCGCTCCGGGGCCTCGACGACGCGGAGATCCGCAGCCGCGCGGCCGACCTCGTCCAGGCCTTCGGGCTGGAGGACGCCGTCGGCCGCCTCGTCACCGACTACTCGGCGGGCATGACGAAGAAGGTCGCGCTCGCCTGCGCCATGATCCACTCGCCGCGGATGCTCGTGCTCGACGAGCCGTTCGAGTCGGTCGACCCGGTGTCGGCGGCGAACGTGGTCGAGATCCTGCAGGACTACGTGGCGCACGGCGGCACCGTCGTGCTCTCGAGCCACGGCATGGACTTCATCCAGCGCATCTGCGACCACGTCGCGATCATCGTCAACGGCCGCGTGCTCGCCTCGGGCACCATGGACGAGGTCCGCGCGGGCCGCTCGCTCGAGGAGCGCTTCGTCGCGCTCGCCGGCGGTCGCCGCACGGCGGAGGGGTTCTCGTGGTTGCACTCGTTCTCCGACTGA
- a CDS encoding DUF3039 domain-containing protein, whose product MVILSIEQAPGSPAQGGGTDTLDRELEELLEQETIEPGDHERFSHYVKKDKILESAISGKPVKALCGKKWLPGRDPEKFPVCPDCKRIYEGMKPE is encoded by the coding sequence ATGGTCATCCTCAGCATCGAACAGGCCCCGGGAAGCCCCGCCCAGGGCGGCGGCACCGACACCCTCGACCGCGAGCTCGAGGAGCTCCTCGAGCAGGAGACGATCGAGCCCGGGGATCACGAGCGCTTCTCGCACTACGTGAAGAAGGACAAGATCCTCGAGTCCGCGATCAGCGGCAAGCCCGTCAAGGCGCTCTGCGGGAAGAAGTGGCTGCCCGGCCGCGACCCCGAGAAGTTCCCCGTCTGCCCCGACTGCAAGCGGATCTACGAGGGCATGAAGCCCGAGTAG
- a CDS encoding cryptochrome/photolyase family protein gives MQRTRWILADQLGDHFDDGGPVLLVESRGLLARRPYHRAKAHLILSGIRHRARALGDRVEFHQVDHYRDVVQHRRDLQVVDPTSRGLRRLVAEIEAEVLPSRGFVTSEQEFAEWMAGRTSDRLVMEDFYRWSRARTGILMDGDDPVGGRWNYDHDNRERPPKGAASLGLPEPWWPEEDDIDAEVRADLDEWERKGLVRFVGEDGPRRFAVTPEEGRLALDDFVASRLNDFGPFEDASLRGDWTMAHSLLSATMNMGVLDPADVIERIVAEHAEGRAPIQSVEGIVRQIMGWRDYVWHLYWAFEDDYTTQNRLDAHRGVPTALRELDASGIEAACLSHVVDKVRTHGWAHHIERLMILGNLALQRGYDPAAMNDWFIDSFVDGTPWVMPANVVGMALHADGGRMATKPYAGGGAYIDRMSDHCGGCPFDPKVRVGPTACPYTAGYWWFLDRNQERLRGNARMNQPLAGLRRLKDLPELVAQEDARRSL, from the coding sequence ATGCAGCGCACGCGATGGATCCTCGCCGACCAGCTGGGCGACCACTTCGACGACGGCGGGCCCGTGCTGCTCGTCGAGTCGCGCGGCCTCCTCGCGCGGCGCCCGTACCACCGGGCCAAGGCGCACCTCATCCTCTCGGGCATCCGGCACCGGGCCCGTGCGCTGGGGGACCGCGTCGAGTTCCACCAGGTGGACCACTACCGCGACGTCGTGCAGCACCGGCGCGACCTCCAGGTCGTCGACCCCACCTCGCGCGGGCTCCGGCGGCTCGTGGCCGAGATCGAGGCGGAGGTGCTGCCGAGCCGCGGCTTCGTCACGAGCGAGCAGGAGTTCGCCGAGTGGATGGCGGGCCGCACGTCCGACCGCCTCGTCATGGAGGACTTCTACCGGTGGTCCCGCGCCCGCACCGGGATCCTCATGGACGGCGACGACCCGGTCGGCGGCCGCTGGAACTACGACCACGACAACCGCGAGCGCCCGCCGAAGGGCGCCGCGAGCCTCGGCCTGCCGGAGCCGTGGTGGCCCGAGGAGGACGACATCGACGCCGAGGTGCGCGCGGACCTCGACGAGTGGGAGCGGAAGGGCCTCGTGCGGTTCGTCGGAGAGGACGGGCCGCGGCGCTTCGCCGTGACGCCGGAGGAGGGCCGCCTCGCGCTCGACGACTTCGTCGCCAGCCGCCTCAACGACTTCGGCCCGTTCGAGGACGCGTCCCTCCGCGGCGACTGGACCATGGCCCACTCGCTGCTGAGCGCCACCATGAACATGGGCGTGCTGGATCCCGCGGACGTCATCGAGCGCATCGTCGCCGAGCACGCGGAGGGGCGGGCGCCCATCCAGAGCGTCGAGGGCATCGTGCGGCAGATCATGGGCTGGCGCGACTACGTCTGGCACCTCTACTGGGCGTTCGAGGACGACTACACGACGCAGAACCGGCTCGACGCGCACCGGGGTGTCCCCACCGCGCTGCGGGAGCTCGACGCATCGGGCATCGAGGCGGCGTGCCTCTCCCACGTGGTCGACAAGGTGCGCACCCACGGGTGGGCGCACCACATCGAGCGGCTGATGATCCTCGGCAACCTCGCCCTCCAGCGCGGCTACGACCCGGCCGCCATGAACGACTGGTTCATCGACTCCTTCGTCGACGGCACGCCGTGGGTCATGCCCGCGAACGTCGTCGGCATGGCGCTGCACGCGGACGGCGGGCGCATGGCCACCAAGCCCTACGCCGGCGGCGGCGCCTACATCGACCGCATGTCGGACCACTGCGGGGGCTGCCCGTTCGACCCGAAGGTGCGCGTGGGGCCGACGGCATGCCCCTACACGGCGGGGTACTGGTGGTTCCTCGATCGCAACCAGGAGCGGCTGCGCGGCAACGCCCGCATGAACCAGCCGCTGGCGGGGCTCCGCCGCCTCAAGGACCTCCCGGAGCTCGTCGCGCAGGAGGACGCCAGGCGGTCGCTGTGA
- the murI gene encoding glutamate racemase → MSDAPIGIFDSGVGGLTVARAVATLLPRESIIYIGDTAHTPYGDKAMADVRRYALAVLDDLVERGVKMLVIACNTASAAMLRDARERYDIPVVEVIQPAVRTAVSVTRNHRVGVIATHATVTSRAYDDAFAAAPHLALSSAEAPRFVGFVERGETSGPELMAAAEGYLAPLRDAGIDTLVLGCTHYPFLEGAISLIMGPDVTLVSSDIETAKDVYRELVSAGLERRSDAPPVIRYEATGGSASDFEALARRMLGTGVTNVELVETGAIQLPRPPRPDAATHPADGGTPPTPDTSRGST, encoded by the coding sequence ATGAGCGACGCGCCGATCGGGATCTTCGACTCCGGCGTCGGCGGCCTCACGGTGGCCCGTGCGGTGGCCACGCTCCTGCCGCGCGAGTCGATCATCTACATCGGCGACACCGCGCACACGCCCTACGGCGACAAGGCCATGGCGGACGTCCGCCGGTACGCGCTCGCGGTCCTCGACGACCTGGTCGAGCGCGGGGTGAAGATGCTCGTCATCGCCTGCAACACCGCGTCGGCGGCCATGCTGCGCGACGCCCGCGAGCGCTACGACATCCCGGTGGTCGAGGTGATCCAGCCCGCCGTGCGCACGGCCGTGAGCGTCACCCGCAACCACCGCGTCGGCGTCATCGCCACGCACGCCACCGTCACGAGCCGCGCCTACGACGACGCGTTCGCCGCCGCCCCGCACCTCGCGCTGTCCTCCGCCGAGGCCCCGCGCTTCGTGGGGTTCGTGGAGCGCGGCGAGACCTCGGGACCGGAGCTCATGGCCGCCGCCGAGGGGTACCTCGCGCCGCTGCGTGACGCGGGGATCGACACGCTCGTGCTCGGCTGCACGCACTACCCGTTCCTCGAGGGCGCCATCTCGCTCATCATGGGCCCGGACGTCACCCTCGTGTCCAGCGACATCGAGACCGCGAAGGACGTCTACCGGGAGCTCGTGTCCGCGGGCCTCGAGCGCCGCTCCGACGCGCCTCCCGTCATCCGCTACGAGGCGACCGGCGGCAGCGCGTCCGACTTCGAGGCGCTCGCCCGGCGCATGCTCGGCACCGGCGTCACGAACGTCGAGCTCGTCGAGACCGGCGCCATCCAGCTTCCCCGCCCGCCCCGTCCGGATGCGGCCACGCACCCGGCCGACGGCGGCACCCCGCCCACCCCCGACACGAGCCGAGGCAGCACATGA
- the rph gene encoding ribonuclease PH: MTDDTPRHDGRAADQLREITIERNWSEQAEGSALISFGRTRVLCTASFTNRVPRWKAGSGQGWVTAEYAMLPRATNERMDREAVKGKVGGRTHEISRLIGRSLRAVVDMKALGENTVVIDCDVLQADGGTRTAAITGAYVALADALEWGRERKFIAQRATPLKDSVAAVSVGIVDGKPLLDLAYVEDVRAETDMNVVMTGSGSFVEVQGTAEGAPFDRAELDALLDLALGGGTTLTALQAQALGR; encoded by the coding sequence ATGACCGACGACACCCCCCGCCACGACGGCCGCGCCGCCGACCAGCTGCGCGAGATCACCATCGAGCGGAACTGGAGCGAGCAGGCCGAGGGATCCGCCCTCATCTCCTTCGGGCGCACCCGCGTCCTCTGCACGGCGTCCTTCACCAACCGCGTACCCCGCTGGAAGGCGGGCAGCGGCCAGGGCTGGGTCACGGCCGAGTACGCAATGCTGCCGCGCGCCACGAACGAGCGCATGGACCGTGAGGCCGTCAAGGGCAAGGTCGGCGGACGCACGCACGAGATCTCGCGCCTCATCGGCCGCAGCCTCCGCGCCGTCGTCGACATGAAGGCGCTCGGCGAGAACACCGTCGTCATCGACTGCGACGTGCTCCAGGCCGACGGCGGCACGCGCACGGCGGCGATCACGGGCGCCTACGTCGCGCTGGCTGACGCGCTCGAGTGGGGCCGCGAGCGGAAGTTCATCGCCCAGCGCGCGACGCCCCTGAAGGACAGCGTCGCCGCGGTCTCCGTCGGGATCGTCGACGGGAAGCCCCTGCTCGACCTCGCCTACGTCGAGGACGTCCGCGCCGAGACCGACATGAACGTCGTCATGACGGGCAGCGGTTCCTTCGTCGAGGTCCAGGGCACCGCCGAGGGCGCGCCCTTCGACCGTGCCGAGCTCGACGCGCTCCTCGACCTCGCTCTCGGCGGCGGCACCACGCTCACCGCCCTGCAGGCGCAGGCGCTCGGCCGCTGA
- a CDS encoding non-canonical purine NTP pyrophosphatase: MIPLVLATHNAHKVEELRRILGSRLDGIDLVAYDGPEPVEDGTTFEENALIKARAAARHTGHAALADDSGIGVDILGGSPGIFSARWAGPARDSRANLELLLGQLGDVPDAHRGGRFTCVAALVVPTADGLVERTALGVWEGSVLREEEGSGGFGYDPIFRPVTGGASAAALGADEKNRVSHRALAFDAIMPVVRRELLGEG; encoded by the coding sequence GTGATCCCGCTCGTCCTCGCGACGCACAACGCCCACAAGGTCGAGGAGCTGCGTCGGATCCTCGGCTCCCGCCTCGACGGGATCGACCTGGTCGCCTACGACGGCCCGGAACCCGTGGAGGACGGCACGACGTTCGAGGAGAACGCCCTCATCAAGGCGCGCGCGGCGGCCCGGCACACGGGCCACGCGGCGCTGGCGGACGACTCGGGGATCGGCGTCGACATCCTCGGCGGATCGCCCGGCATCTTCTCCGCGCGCTGGGCCGGCCCGGCACGGGACAGCCGCGCGAACCTCGAGCTCCTGCTCGGGCAGCTCGGCGACGTCCCGGACGCGCACCGCGGCGGCCGCTTCACCTGCGTCGCCGCACTCGTCGTGCCCACCGCCGACGGTCTCGTCGAACGGACCGCGCTCGGCGTGTGGGAGGGATCCGTCCTCCGCGAGGAGGAGGGGTCGGGCGGCTTCGGCTACGACCCGATCTTCCGTCCGGTCACCGGCGGTGCGAGCGCGGCGGCCCTCGGCGCCGACGAGAAGAACCGCGTCAGCCATCGCGCGCTCGCCTTCGACGCCATCATGCCGGTGGTCCGCCGGGAGCTCCTCGGGGAGGGCTGA
- a CDS encoding cation diffusion facilitator family transporter, with translation MAPGSHDHGAATTDRRRLLVAIAITATVLMVEVVGALVSGSLALLADAGHMTSDLLGLGIALAATLIAARPATDRHTFGFQRGEVLGALANGLILAVVAVFVAVQGVQRLLAPEPPEVDAGVMLLAAGIGLVANVAALLVLRGGAGSSINLRGAYLEVLGDAFGSVATIVAGVVIALTGFGRADAVASLVIAALIVPRAVVLLREVVRVLAESTPVGTEPERIRAHLLETPGVTAVHDVHVWAITSGSPVFTAHVVVDQEVFREGRTGELLDALAGCLDDHFDVEHSTFQLEPEEHAGHEHRHHV, from the coding sequence ATGGCCCCCGGATCGCACGACCACGGCGCGGCCACGACCGACCGCCGACGCCTCCTCGTCGCGATCGCCATCACCGCCACGGTGCTGATGGTGGAGGTGGTAGGCGCCCTCGTCTCCGGCTCCCTCGCGCTCCTCGCGGACGCCGGCCACATGACGAGCGACCTGCTCGGCCTCGGCATCGCGCTCGCGGCCACGCTCATCGCCGCGCGTCCCGCGACCGACCGCCACACCTTCGGCTTCCAGCGCGGCGAGGTCCTCGGCGCCCTGGCCAACGGGTTGATCCTCGCGGTCGTCGCCGTCTTCGTCGCGGTGCAGGGCGTCCAGCGGCTGCTCGCGCCGGAGCCCCCGGAGGTCGACGCGGGCGTCATGCTGCTGGCCGCCGGCATCGGCCTGGTCGCCAACGTCGCCGCACTGCTGGTGCTGCGCGGGGGAGCGGGCAGCTCGATCAACCTGCGCGGCGCCTACCTGGAGGTGCTCGGCGACGCGTTCGGGTCCGTCGCGACCATCGTCGCCGGCGTCGTCATCGCGCTCACGGGGTTCGGCCGCGCGGACGCCGTCGCCTCGCTCGTCATCGCGGCGCTCATCGTGCCCCGGGCGGTCGTGCTGCTGCGGGAGGTCGTGCGGGTCCTCGCCGAGTCGACGCCCGTCGGCACCGAGCCCGAGCGGATCCGCGCCCACCTGCTCGAGACGCCGGGCGTCACCGCGGTGCACGACGTGCACGTCTGGGCCATCACGTCGGGGTCACCGGTCTTCACGGCCCATGTCGTCGTCGACCAGGAGGTGTTCCGCGAGGGGCGCACGGGCGAGCTGCTCGACGCCCTGGCCGGGTGCCTCGACGACCACTTCGACGTCGAGCACAGCACCTTCCAGCTCGAGCCCGAGGAGCACGCCGGGCACGAGCACCGGCACCACGTCTGA
- a CDS encoding DedA family protein, with the protein MHPQLFDFLDSTTLIESFGGFALIGICLIIFAETGLLFGFLFPGDTLLVIAGLTLPGITGIDIWWVCLAIAFSAFAGGEVGYLIGHKAGPKVFERKDSGIFSRQNVVRTNAFFARFGGLAVIAARFVPIVRTFAPIAAGVGHMDYRKYSFYNAVGALIWGAGLTFLGHLLNGFPPIRDFVTHYIDYVLLGAVFITVVPAAIHFLRARKHARDEEAAGVRTDGEELALAPEAFDQDPSNDPRR; encoded by the coding sequence GTGCATCCCCAGCTCTTCGACTTCCTCGACTCGACGACCCTCATCGAGTCGTTCGGGGGATTCGCCCTCATCGGGATCTGCCTCATCATCTTCGCCGAGACGGGCCTGCTCTTCGGCTTCCTCTTCCCCGGCGACACGCTCCTCGTCATCGCGGGGCTGACGCTGCCCGGGATCACGGGCATCGACATCTGGTGGGTCTGCCTCGCGATCGCGTTCTCCGCCTTCGCGGGCGGCGAGGTCGGCTACCTGATCGGCCACAAGGCGGGGCCCAAGGTCTTCGAGCGCAAGGACTCGGGCATCTTCAGCCGGCAGAACGTGGTGCGCACCAACGCGTTCTTCGCCCGCTTCGGCGGCCTCGCGGTCATCGCCGCGCGGTTCGTGCCCATCGTCCGCACGTTCGCCCCCATCGCGGCGGGCGTCGGCCACATGGACTACCGCAAGTACTCCTTCTACAACGCCGTCGGCGCCCTCATCTGGGGTGCGGGCCTCACCTTCCTCGGCCACCTGCTCAACGGGTTCCCGCCCATCCGCGACTTCGTCACGCACTACATCGACTACGTGCTGCTGGGCGCCGTCTTCATCACGGTCGTGCCGGCCGCGATCCACTTCCTCCGCGCCCGCAAGCACGCGCGCGACGAGGAGGCCGCGGGCGTCCGCACGGACGGCGAGGAGCTCGCGCTCGCCCCCGAGGCCTTCGACCAGGACCCCTCGAACGACCCGCGCCGCTGA